The Sander lucioperca isolate FBNREF2018 chromosome 15, SLUC_FBN_1.2, whole genome shotgun sequence genome window below encodes:
- the LOC116047863 gene encoding kynurenine 3-monooxygenase translates to MEETTGRSTKKKVVVVGGGLVGALNACFFAKRGFDVEVFETREDIRIAKVVKGRSINLALSHRGRQALKHVGMEEKIVSKGIPMHARMIHSLSGKQSPIPYGRKGQFILSVDRANLNKELLTAAEIYPNTRLNFDHKLQDWSAETGLMTFARSDGSNEQIKADLIVGCDGAFSAIRKQFLRRSRFNYSQTYIPHGYMELTMPPINGEFAMKPNYLHIWPRNTFMMIALPNLDKTFTCTLFMPFEEFEKITTGDEVIEFFQKYFPDTIPLIGVDALKTDYFRLPAQAMVSIKCSPYHIGDKCVLMGDAAHAVVPFYGQGMNAGFEDCLVFEEIMDQLNEDFSTVLPEYTRVRVPDDHAIADLAMYNYVEMRAHVNSKWFLFRKRVDNILHFLMPKTITPLYTMVTFTRTRYHEAVDSWHWQNKVVNRGLLLSATGAVLGGSYLLIKNPPDINKLMVPAEKMWDRLVALWTP, encoded by the exons ATGGAAGAAACAACCGGCAGATCAACCAAGAAAAAAGTTGTAGTGGTGGGCGGTGGTTTG GTTGGAGCACTGAATGCCTGCTTCTTTGCCAAAAGAGGCTTTGATGTGGAAGTCTTTGAAACTCGGGAAG ATATCCGGATAGCCAAAGTTGTGAAGGGAAGAAGCATCAACCTGGCATTGTCTCACAGGGGCCGGCAAGCATTGAAGCATGTTGGAATGGAGGAGAAG ATTGTCTCCAAGGGGATCCCCATGCATGCAAGAATGATCCATTCCCTGAGTGGGAAACAGTCCCCGATCCCTTATGGCAGGAAAGGCCAG TTCATCCTGTCAGTAGACCGAGCCAATCTGAACAAAGAGCTGCTAACAG CGGCAGAGATATATCCAAACACAAGGTTGAACTTTGATCACAAACTGCAGGATTGGAGTGCTGAAACAGGGCTAATGACCTTTGCCAG GTCAGATGGGTCCAATGAGCAGATCAAGGCAGACCTGATCGTAGGCTGTGATGGAGCTTTCTCTGCCATCCGGAAGCAATTCCTTCGGCGCAGCCGCTTCAACTACAGCCAGACCTACATCCCCCACGGCTACATGGAGCTCACCATGCCACCCATCAACGGAGAG TTCGCCATGAAGCCTAATTATCTGCACATCTGGCCACGAAACACATTCATGATGATCGCCCTGCCCAACTTG GACAAGACATTTACCTGTACCCTCTTCATGCCCTTTGAAGAGTTTGAAAAGATCACCACAGGAGATGAAGTCATTGAGTTTTTTCAGAAATACTTCCCCGACACCATACCACTAATAGGAGT CGATGCTCTGAAAACGGATTATTTCCGATTGCCTGCGCAGGCCATGGTGTCTATCAAGTGCTCCCCATATCACATTGGAGACAAATGTGTCCTTATGGGCGACGCAGCCCACGCCGTGGTGCCGTTCTATGGGCAGGGGATGAACGCT GGCTTTGAGGACTGCCTAGTCTTTGAAGAAATAATGGATCAGCTCAATGAGGATTTCA GTACTGTACTGCCTGAGTATACCAGAGTGCGAGTTCCAGACGACCATGCGATTGCAGACCTGGCCATGTACAACTACGTTGAA aTGCGAGCCCATGTCAACTCCAAATGGTTCCTTTTTAGAAAACGTGTTGATAACATCCTCCACTTCCTCATGCCAAAGACAATAACTCCACTTTACACAATG GTCACTTTTACTAGGACGAGGTACCATGAAGCCGTGGACAGCTGGCATTGGCAGAACAAA GTGGTAAACCGTGGCCTGCTGTTGAGTGCTACAGGAGCGGTTTTGGGAGGCTCCTACCTGCTCATTAAAAATCCACCGGATATCAACAAGCTCATGGTCCCTGCTGAGAAGATGTGGGACAGGCTTGTGGCCCTCTGGACTCCCTGA